From a region of the Pseudomonadota bacterium genome:
- a CDS encoding tRNA (N6-isopentenyl adenosine(37)-C2)-methylthiotransferase MiaB translates to MTRKLYIKTFGCQMNEYDSAKMADVLAAECGIVRTDDAAQADVLLINTCSIREKAHEKVFSQLGTWREWKEQRAHLVIGVGGCVASSEGEAIRERAPYVDLVFGPQTLHRLPQMLAEVERERHAVVDVSFPEIEKFDCLPAPRAEGPNAFVSVMEGCSQFCTYCVVPYTRGGEVSRPVADVVAEVLALADQGVKEVNLLGQNVNAYRGAVDGGEAELAELIYQVAAIGDIERIRYTTSHPGWVSDALIDAYADIPKLVGHLHLPVQSGSDRILALMKRGYTALEYQSKVRRLRERRPGMTVATDFIVGFPGETEADFLATLDLVEAVGFDTSFSFIYSPRPGTPAAEMADDVPMEEKKRRLALLQHRLRQSAAHIGESLVGSVQRVLVERPSRKDPNQLAGRCESNRVVNFPGHPRLMGHFAEVRITEALPNSLRGELVTPLSARCA, encoded by the coding sequence ATGACCCGCAAGCTGTACATCAAGACCTTCGGTTGCCAGATGAACGAATACGACTCGGCCAAAATGGCCGACGTGCTGGCGGCCGAGTGCGGCATCGTGCGCACGGACGATGCGGCGCAGGCCGACGTGCTGCTCATAAACACCTGCTCGATCCGCGAGAAGGCCCATGAAAAGGTCTTTTCGCAGCTCGGTACCTGGCGGGAATGGAAAGAGCAGCGCGCGCATCTGGTGATCGGCGTGGGTGGGTGCGTGGCCAGCTCTGAGGGTGAGGCCATCCGCGAACGCGCCCCCTACGTGGATCTGGTCTTCGGACCCCAGACCCTGCACCGCCTGCCGCAGATGCTGGCCGAGGTGGAGCGTGAACGCCATGCGGTGGTCGATGTCAGTTTCCCCGAGATCGAGAAATTCGACTGCCTGCCCGCGCCCCGTGCCGAAGGCCCCAACGCCTTTGTCTCGGTGATGGAGGGCTGTAGCCAGTTCTGCACCTATTGTGTGGTTCCCTACACGCGCGGCGGCGAGGTGAGCCGTCCGGTGGCCGATGTGGTGGCCGAGGTGCTGGCGCTCGCCGACCAGGGTGTCAAAGAGGTCAACCTGCTGGGGCAGAACGTCAACGCCTATCGCGGCGCGGTCGACGGCGGCGAGGCGGAACTGGCGGAACTCATCTACCAGGTGGCCGCCATCGGGGATATCGAGCGCATTCGCTACACCACCTCCCATCCGGGCTGGGTCAGCGATGCCCTGATCGATGCCTACGCTGATATCCCGAAACTGGTCGGGCATCTGCATCTGCCGGTACAGAGCGGGTCGGATCGCATCCTGGCATTGATGAAGCGTGGCTACACCGCCCTTGAATACCAGTCCAAGGTGCGCCGCCTGCGCGAGCGTCGCCCCGGAATGACTGTGGCTACCGATTTTATCGTCGGCTTCCCGGGTGAGACCGAAGCCGATTTCCTGGCCACCCTCGACCTGGTCGAAGCGGTCGGTTTCGATACCTCCTTCAGCTTCATCTACAGTCCGCGCCCCGGCACCCCGGCGGCCGAGATGGCCGATGACGTGCCCATGGAGGAGAAGAAACGCCGACTCGCACTGTTGCAGCACCGGCTGCGGCAGAGTGCCGCGCATATCGGCGAGAGCCTGGTGGGCAGCGTGCAGCGGGTCCTGGTCGAACGCCCCTCGCGCAAGGATCCCAACCAGTTGGCCGGGCGATGCGAGAGCAATCGCGTGGTCAACTTCCCCGGCCACCCGCGGTTGATGGGGCATTTCGCTGAGGTGCGCATTACCGAGGCACTGCCCAACTCGCTGCGCGGCGAGTTGGTGACCCCACTTTCGGCGCGCTGCGCTTGA
- a CDS encoding leucine--tRNA ligase, whose protein sequence is MDDFYDPAAVEAAAQHYWNEHGTFRAVEDDSREKYYCLCMFPYPSGKLHMGHVRNYTIGDVVSRYQRMQGRNVLQPMGWDAFGLPAENAAMANGVPPAQWTYDNIAYMKKQLKSLGFGIDWERELATCTPEYYRWNQWFFLRMLEKGIAYQKTGTVNWDPVDQTVLANEQVIDGRGWRTGALVEKREIPMYYLKITAYAEELLADLDKLPGWPERVKTMQANWIGKSHGVRFAFPYELDGKPEELWVFTTRVDTIMGVTFCAVAAEHPLAEYAARNNPQLAAFVAECKAGSVIEADMATIEKKGMPTDLFVTHPISGEPVEVWVGNYVLMGYGEGAVMAVPAHDERDFEFAKKYGLEIAQVVEVPGKEYSTDAWQEWYADKANGRCVNSGKYDGLDYEAAVDAIAADLASRNLGEKQVQWRLRDWGISRQRYWGCPIPIIHCDRCGEVPVPDDQLPVVLPEDCVPDGSGNPLNKWPDFLNCACPKCGAAARRETDTMDTFVDSSWYYSRYCSSDNGEAMVDERVKYWMPVDQYIGGIEHAILHLLYSRFWSKVMRDLGLVAFDEPFTKLLTQGMVLNEIFYRHPQGGRREYFNPAAVEIVTDDKGQRTGAVLKADGQPVVSAGIGTMSKSKNNGVDPQSLIEHYGADTARLFMMFAAPPEQTLEWSDAGTEGAFRFLKRLWKLVAAHVEKGSAVALEPVRLDEAQRKLRNQVHATIAKVSDDIGRRFTFNTAIAAVMELINALYKWDDESEQGRAVLQEALETVTLLLSPIVPHIAHANWQALGHRDAVIDQPWPQADPAALQVDTIEMVVQVNGKLRGKIAVAADADAATVEAAALDEPNAQRFRENLTVRKVIVVPQKLVNIVAS, encoded by the coding sequence ATGGACGATTTCTACGATCCCGCAGCCGTCGAGGCGGCGGCCCAGCACTACTGGAACGAGCACGGCACCTTCCGCGCCGTCGAAGATGACAGCCGCGAAAAATACTACTGCCTGTGCATGTTCCCCTATCCCAGCGGCAAGTTGCACATGGGGCATGTGCGCAACTACACCATTGGCGATGTGGTGAGCCGCTATCAGCGCATGCAGGGCAGGAACGTGCTGCAGCCCATGGGCTGGGATGCGTTCGGTCTGCCTGCAGAAAACGCGGCCATGGCCAATGGCGTGCCGCCGGCACAGTGGACCTACGACAACATCGCCTATATGAAGAAGCAGTTGAAGTCGCTTGGCTTCGGCATCGACTGGGAGCGCGAACTGGCCACCTGCACGCCCGAATATTATCGCTGGAACCAGTGGTTTTTCCTGCGCATGCTGGAGAAGGGTATCGCCTATCAGAAGACCGGAACCGTCAACTGGGACCCGGTCGATCAGACGGTACTTGCCAACGAACAGGTGATCGACGGGCGCGGCTGGCGGACCGGGGCGCTGGTGGAGAAGCGCGAGATCCCTATGTACTACCTCAAGATCACCGCCTACGCCGAAGAGCTACTGGCCGATCTCGACAAACTTCCGGGCTGGCCCGAGCGCGTGAAGACCATGCAGGCCAACTGGATCGGCAAGAGCCACGGTGTGCGCTTCGCGTTTCCCTACGAACTGGACGGTAAGCCGGAGGAGCTCTGGGTGTTCACCACCCGCGTCGACACCATCATGGGCGTCACCTTCTGTGCTGTTGCCGCGGAGCATCCGCTGGCGGAATACGCCGCCAGGAACAACCCGCAATTGGCGGCGTTTGTCGCCGAGTGCAAGGCGGGCAGCGTCATCGAGGCCGATATGGCCACCATCGAGAAAAAGGGCATGCCCACGGATCTGTTCGTCACCCATCCGATCAGCGGTGAGCCCGTGGAAGTGTGGGTCGGCAACTACGTGCTGATGGGCTACGGCGAGGGTGCGGTCATGGCCGTGCCGGCCCACGACGAGCGTGACTTCGAGTTCGCCAAAAAGTACGGGCTGGAGATTGCGCAGGTGGTTGAGGTCCCGGGGAAGGAGTATTCCACCGATGCCTGGCAGGAGTGGTACGCCGACAAGGCCAACGGCCGGTGCGTCAACTCGGGCAAATACGACGGCCTGGATTATGAGGCGGCCGTGGATGCCATCGCCGCCGATCTTGCCTCCCGGAATCTGGGTGAGAAGCAGGTGCAGTGGCGGTTGCGCGACTGGGGCATTTCGCGCCAACGCTACTGGGGTTGCCCGATTCCGATCATCCACTGTGATCGCTGTGGCGAGGTGCCGGTCCCCGACGATCAGCTGCCGGTGGTGCTGCCCGAAGACTGCGTACCCGACGGTTCGGGTAATCCGCTCAACAAGTGGCCGGACTTTCTCAACTGCGCATGCCCGAAGTGCGGTGCTGCGGCACGCCGCGAAACCGATACCATGGACACTTTCGTCGATTCGTCGTGGTATTACTCGCGCTATTGCAGCAGCGACAACGGGGAGGCGATGGTCGACGAGCGGGTGAAATACTGGATGCCTGTCGATCAGTACATCGGCGGCATTGAACATGCGATTCTGCATCTGCTCTATTCGCGCTTCTGGTCCAAGGTGATGCGCGATCTGGGGTTGGTTGCATTCGATGAGCCGTTCACCAAGCTGCTGACCCAGGGAATGGTGCTCAACGAGATCTTCTACCGTCATCCGCAAGGTGGACGTCGGGAGTATTTCAATCCGGCCGCGGTGGAGATCGTCACCGACGACAAAGGTCAGCGCACCGGCGCCGTGCTGAAAGCGGACGGACAGCCGGTGGTTTCCGCCGGTATCGGCACCATGTCGAAGTCGAAGAACAACGGCGTCGATCCCCAATCACTGATCGAGCACTACGGTGCGGACACCGCGCGCCTTTTCATGATGTTTGCCGCCCCGCCGGAACAGACACTGGAGTGGTCGGACGCCGGGACCGAGGGGGCATTCCGTTTCCTCAAACGCTTGTGGAAGCTGGTCGCGGCGCATGTGGAAAAGGGGTCGGCGGTCGCGCTGGAGCCAGTGCGGCTCGACGAGGCACAGCGCAAACTGCGCAACCAGGTACACGCCACCATCGCCAAGGTGAGCGACGATATCGGTCGGCGTTTTACATTCAATACCGCCATCGCCGCGGTGATGGAGCTGATCAATGCGCTCTACAAATGGGATGATGAATCCGAGCAGGGGCGCGCGGTGCTGCAGGAAGCGCTGGAAACCGTCACATTACTGCTTTCGCCCATTGTGCCGCATATCGCCCATGCCAACTGGCAGGCGCTGGGTCACCGGGATGCCGTGATCGATCAACCCTGGCCACAGGCGGATCCCGCGGCGCTGCAGGTTGACACCATCGAAATGGTGGTGCAGGTAAACGGAAAACTGCGCGGCAAGATCGCGGTGGCAGCGGACGCTGATGCGGCAACCGTTGAGGCGGCAGCACTCGACGAGCCCAACGCGCAGCGTTTCCGGGAGAACCTGACGGTGCGCAAGGTGATCGTAGTACCGCAGAAGCTGGTCAATATAGTGGCCAGTTGA
- a CDS encoding rRNA maturation RNase YbeY, whose amino-acid sequence MKVEVQYACDKAGVPSSGHFQRWAREVLTGQGRGSGELVIRLVDTAEGAELNKTYRGKSGPTNVLSFPFEAPAGVPVDHCGDLVICVPVVLREAEEQNKPTAAHFAHMVVHGTLHLLGLDHRDDSEARTMEALEITLMGRLGYPNPYEN is encoded by the coding sequence CTGAAAGTCGAGGTCCAGTACGCGTGCGACAAGGCCGGGGTTCCGTCCAGCGGGCACTTTCAACGCTGGGCGCGGGAGGTGCTGACAGGGCAGGGGCGCGGTAGCGGTGAATTGGTGATCCGGTTGGTGGACACTGCCGAGGGGGCGGAGCTCAACAAGACCTATCGCGGCAAATCCGGTCCCACCAATGTGCTCTCCTTCCCGTTCGAGGCGCCAGCCGGCGTTCCCGTCGACCATTGTGGTGACCTGGTAATCTGCGTCCCGGTCGTTTTGCGCGAGGCTGAGGAGCAGAATAAGCCGACCGCAGCCCATTTCGCCCACATGGTGGTACACGGCACCTTGCACCTGCTGGGCCTGGATCATCGTGACGATAGCGAAGCACGGACCATGGAAGCGCTTGAAATCACGCTGATGGGGCGGCTAGGCTATCCAAATCCGTACGAAAATTGA
- a CDS encoding apolipoprotein N-acyltransferase codes for MAGAVLPLAFAPFGFYPIAPLSIALLMGAWLHADPRRAFWRGWLFGIGQFGVGVSWIYVSIERYGNAALFVAPLVTVVFVAILALYPALVGYLGRRLVARNKALFALLGVPALWVLAEWLRGWALTGFPWLDLGYSQIDSPLACLAPLLGVYGVSAAVAFSGGVLVVLATGRRRLRVSVLAMGVAVWVGATLLDGLNWVEARGAPLSVSIVQGNIEQARKWEPAEADNILESYRKLSETEWGRDLIVWPETAVPMFLRDAADFIAELAVRVEETGTELVFGVPTLGQVPRQYYNSVAVVGDELGIYRKRHLVPFGEYFPLRSALRWLNFLEVPMADFAPGVANPPPLMVKGQPAGITICYEIAYSDLVRSNLPAAAFLITVSNDAWFGDSLAPHQHLQIARMRAFETGRYLLRATNTGISAIIDNRGRVQGVTPQHKAAVLTGEIKPMAGTTPFVRWGLTPVLIVMALMLAAAVSGDRLSRRSPYPEL; via the coding sequence ATGGCGGGTGCTGTTTTGCCGCTTGCCTTCGCCCCCTTCGGTTTCTATCCCATTGCCCCGCTGAGTATCGCGCTGCTGATGGGTGCATGGCTCCATGCCGACCCGCGCCGCGCCTTCTGGCGCGGGTGGTTATTCGGTATCGGGCAGTTCGGTGTGGGTGTCTCCTGGATCTACGTCAGTATCGAACGGTATGGCAATGCCGCCCTCTTTGTCGCGCCGCTGGTCACGGTGGTTTTTGTTGCCATACTCGCCCTCTACCCGGCCCTGGTGGGGTATCTGGGGCGGCGCTTGGTGGCGCGTAACAAAGCGCTCTTTGCCCTGCTGGGCGTTCCTGCCCTGTGGGTGTTGGCGGAGTGGCTGCGGGGCTGGGCACTGACTGGCTTTCCCTGGCTTGACCTCGGGTACAGCCAGATCGATAGCCCGCTGGCGTGTCTTGCGCCCCTGCTGGGCGTGTACGGTGTCAGCGCTGCGGTGGCGTTCAGCGGCGGTGTGCTGGTGGTGCTGGCGACCGGGCGAAGGCGCCTCAGGGTTTCGGTGCTGGCGATGGGTGTGGCGGTTTGGGTGGGGGCGACGCTGCTCGATGGTTTGAACTGGGTCGAGGCGCGCGGTGCACCGCTGAGCGTGAGCATCGTCCAGGGCAATATCGAGCAGGCGCGCAAGTGGGAACCGGCCGAGGCGGACAATATTCTCGAATCCTACCGCAAGCTCTCCGAAACCGAATGGGGGCGCGATCTCATCGTCTGGCCGGAAACCGCCGTGCCTATGTTTTTGCGTGATGCGGCCGATTTCATCGCCGAACTGGCGGTGCGGGTCGAGGAGACCGGTACCGAACTGGTTTTTGGTGTGCCCACCTTGGGCCAGGTGCCGCGGCAGTACTACAACAGCGTGGCAGTGGTCGGCGACGAGCTGGGTATCTACCGCAAGCGTCACCTGGTGCCGTTCGGTGAATACTTTCCGCTCCGTTCAGCATTGCGCTGGCTCAACTTTCTGGAAGTCCCCATGGCTGATTTCGCACCGGGGGTCGCAAATCCACCGCCGCTGATGGTCAAGGGCCAACCCGCGGGTATCACCATCTGTTACGAGATCGCCTACAGCGATCTGGTACGCAGTAATCTCCCCGCCGCGGCATTTTTGATCACGGTGAGCAACGATGCCTGGTTTGGCGATTCGCTCGCTCCCCACCAGCATCTGCAGATCGCCCGCATGCGGGCGTTTGAAACGGGGCGTTATCTGTTGCGGGCCACCAATACCGGGATCTCGGCGATCATCGACAACCGTGGCCGCGTGCAGGGGGTGACACCACAGCATAAAGCCGCCGTCCTGACCGGCGAAATCAAGCCCATGGCGGGCACCACCCCGTTCGTGCGCTGGGGTCTCACACCGGTTTTGATCGTCATGGCGCTCATGCTGGCGGCGGCTGTTTCGGGTGATCGTCTGAGCCGGCGCTCCCCCTATCCCGAGTTGTAG
- a CDS encoding DNA polymerase III subunit delta, whose product MRIKADQLPQQLRQSLGPIYLIAGDEPLLVGEAADGVRERARAAGHVTREVLDAGGSFDWASLRQTADSLSLFAEQRLLELRLPEPKPGAAGAKVLETYADNPPPDTILLIVTGRMDKATQNSRWVSALDRAGVVATIWPISLQQLPDWIEQRMRRRGLTADSEAIAMIADRVEGNLLAAAQEIERLHLLHGSGRIDTQAVAQAVADSARFDVYKLADAALQGDTARCCRVLHGLRSEGIEPVLVLWALTREVRALASMAYDVSQGGTPAHAMAAQKVWESRKRLVGAALRRGDVGHWQRLLLQCAHIDRVIKGVAAGRPWDELETLVVAMSGIPAQAMVGLLATPSSSKGS is encoded by the coding sequence ATGCGTATCAAAGCCGACCAGCTCCCGCAACAGCTCCGCCAGTCCCTCGGCCCCATCTACCTGATCGCCGGCGACGAACCGTTGCTGGTTGGCGAGGCCGCCGACGGAGTGCGTGAGCGGGCGCGCGCGGCTGGCCATGTGACTCGCGAGGTGCTCGATGCCGGCGGGTCGTTCGATTGGGCGAGTCTACGACAGACCGCCGACAGCCTGTCGTTGTTTGCCGAACAGCGTCTGCTGGAACTGCGCCTGCCGGAACCGAAACCGGGCGCGGCGGGCGCCAAGGTACTGGAGACCTACGCGGATAACCCGCCGCCGGACACCATCCTCCTGATTGTCACCGGGCGTATGGATAAGGCGACACAGAACAGCCGCTGGGTCAGCGCGCTGGATCGTGCCGGCGTGGTGGCGACCATCTGGCCCATTTCCCTGCAACAGCTCCCCGATTGGATTGAGCAGCGCATGCGCCGTCGCGGATTGACAGCAGATAGCGAGGCGATTGCCATGATTGCCGATCGCGTCGAAGGCAACCTGCTCGCGGCCGCGCAGGAGATCGAACGCCTGCATCTTCTTCATGGCAGCGGTCGCATCGATACTCAGGCGGTTGCACAGGCGGTTGCCGATAGCGCGCGGTTCGATGTCTACAAACTGGCGGATGCCGCGCTGCAGGGAGATACGGCACGCTGTTGCCGGGTGTTGCACGGTTTACGCAGCGAAGGTATCGAACCCGTCCTCGTGCTGTGGGCGCTGACCCGTGAGGTGCGGGCCCTGGCGAGCATGGCGTATGATGTGAGCCAGGGCGGGACACCTGCCCACGCCATGGCGGCACAAAAGGTGTGGGAGAGCCGTAAACGGCTGGTGGGCGCCGCGCTGCGGCGTGGAGATGTGGGGCATTGGCAGCGGCTCCTGCTGCAGTGCGCGCATATCGATCGAGTGATCAAGGGCGTGGCTGCGGGACGACCCTGGGATGAGTTGGAGACCCTGGTGGTGGCCATGAGCGGTATCCCGGCCCAGGCAATGGTCGGACTGTTGGCGACTCCCTCATCAAGCAAAGGTAGTTGA
- a CDS encoding nicotinate-nucleotide adenylyltransferase, with protein sequence MLGILGGTFDPIHFGHLRTGLEVREALCLDELRFVPCRQPPHREQPHASSEQRAAMVRLALQGQLQLRCDERELRRAGPSYTVDTLIELRAEMGKRPLCLVIGADALAGITAWHEWQRLIELAHLVVMHRPGWEAALPAAASTELADRQIDDQATLAERPAGCIWYQAVTPLEISASAIRAAVQAGRSIDFLLPAPVARYIHDHRLYLH encoded by the coding sequence ATGCTCGGTATCCTCGGCGGCACCTTCGATCCCATCCACTTCGGGCATCTGCGTACCGGACTTGAGGTGCGGGAAGCGTTGTGCCTGGATGAGCTGCGTTTCGTCCCCTGCCGTCAACCGCCGCATCGAGAGCAGCCCCATGCCAGCTCCGAGCAGCGGGCGGCAATGGTGCGGCTGGCGTTGCAGGGGCAGTTGCAGCTTCGTTGCGATGAGCGCGAACTGCGGCGCGCCGGACCCTCGTACACCGTGGATACCCTGATCGAGCTCCGTGCCGAGATGGGGAAACGACCATTGTGCCTGGTGATCGGCGCGGATGCCCTGGCGGGAATCACCGCGTGGCACGAGTGGCAACGCCTCATCGAGCTGGCTCATCTGGTGGTGATGCACCGCCCCGGGTGGGAAGCTGCGCTACCGGCGGCTGCGTCCACCGAGCTGGCAGACCGCCAGATCGACGATCAGGCAACGTTGGCGGAACGCCCGGCTGGTTGCATCTGGTATCAGGCGGTCACGCCCTTGGAGATCTCTGCCTCGGCGATACGTGCAGCGGTGCAGGCAGGCCGCTCGATCGATTTCCTCCTGCCCGCCCCGGTGGCCAGGTATATCCACGATCATCGACTCTACCTTCACTGA
- a CDS encoding CBS domain-containing protein, protein MSEDRPSGITQRPSWLGRLSQAILGEPKDQNELVDLLRDAQSRDLLDHNALAMMEGVMQVSEMRVRDIMIPRSQMVVVERDAPLDTILPIIIESAHSRFPVIGESRDEVAGILLAKDLLNYCFEDVHQEFHLRDLLRPAVFIPESKRLDVLLRDFRSSRNHLAVVVDEYGGVAGLVTIEDVLEQIVGEIEDEHDTEEDAFILTHKDGKYAVKALTPIEDFNEFFHCDFEDEEFDTVGGLVLQHFGRVPRRGESVTLGRFRFKVVRADSRRLHLLHLHILSDEELAQETSQ, encoded by the coding sequence ATGAGCGAAGACCGACCTAGTGGCATCACCCAGCGCCCTTCCTGGCTGGGAAGACTGAGCCAGGCCATCCTGGGCGAACCCAAGGATCAGAACGAACTCGTCGACCTGCTGCGCGACGCCCAGAGTCGCGACCTGCTGGACCACAATGCCCTGGCCATGATGGAAGGGGTAATGCAGGTCTCGGAGATGCGGGTGCGCGACATCATGATTCCCCGCTCGCAGATGGTGGTGGTGGAGCGCGATGCCCCGCTCGATACCATCCTTCCGATCATCATCGAGTCTGCACACTCACGTTTTCCGGTGATTGGCGAGAGCCGCGATGAAGTGGCCGGTATTCTGCTTGCCAAGGATTTGCTCAATTACTGCTTCGAAGACGTGCACCAGGAGTTTCATCTGCGCGATCTGCTGCGCCCCGCCGTTTTTATTCCCGAGAGCAAGCGGCTCGATGTGCTGTTGCGTGATTTCCGCAGCAGCCGTAACCATCTGGCGGTGGTGGTGGATGAGTACGGCGGGGTGGCAGGGCTCGTGACCATCGAAGATGTGCTGGAGCAGATCGTCGGTGAGATCGAGGACGAGCACGATACCGAAGAGGACGCCTTTATCCTGACGCATAAAGACGGCAAGTACGCCGTCAAAGCGCTGACCCCTATCGAGGATTTTAACGAATTCTTCCACTGCGATTTCGAAGACGAGGAGTTCGACACGGTCGGCGGACTCGTGCTGCAGCACTTCGGTCGCGTTCCGCGGCGTGGTGAAAGTGTCACCCTGGGTCGTTTTCGCTTCAAAGTCGTGCGCGCCGACAGCCGGCGCCTGCACCTGCTGCATCTGCATATTCTGAGTGACGAGGAGCTTGCCCAGGAAACGAGTCAGTGA
- a CDS encoding glutamate-5-semialdehyde dehydrogenase, which translates to MNVEQYMQQVGVRARSAARTIARAETRVKNAALMAIALRLEQEQPRLMAENARDLEAGKASGLDAALLDRLTLTADRIAAMADGLREIATLPDPVGEISHLSYRPSGIQVGRMRVPLGVIGIIYESRPNVTADAAALCLKAGNAAILRGGSEALHSNQAIAACLHAGLAQAGLPADVIQVVETTDRAAVGELIRMQKYVDVIVPRGGKGLIERIANEARVPVIKHLDGICHVYIDDRADPAMAVKIADNAKTHRYGVCNAMETLLVARAIADRVLPELATVYGEKGVELRGCEATRAILPDVRPAIEKDWDTEYLAPVLAIRVVEDIDAAMAHIARHSSGHTESIVTTDYRRAQRFLREVDSSSVMVNASTRFADGFEYGLGAEIGISTDKIHARGPVGLEGLTSQKYIVLGDGQIRE; encoded by the coding sequence ATGAATGTCGAGCAGTACATGCAACAGGTCGGTGTAAGGGCGCGTAGCGCAGCGCGTACGATCGCCCGTGCCGAGACCAGGGTCAAAAACGCCGCGCTGATGGCGATTGCCCTGCGTTTGGAACAGGAACAGCCGCGCCTGATGGCCGAGAATGCCAGGGATCTGGAGGCCGGCAAGGCCAGCGGCTTGGATGCCGCGTTGCTCGATCGCCTGACGCTGACGGCCGATCGTATTGCCGCCATGGCTGATGGACTGCGTGAAATTGCCACGCTGCCCGATCCGGTAGGCGAAATCAGCCATCTCAGCTACCGCCCTTCGGGTATCCAGGTGGGCCGCATGCGCGTACCGCTGGGCGTGATCGGCATCATCTACGAGTCGCGCCCCAACGTCACCGCCGATGCGGCCGCGCTGTGCCTGAAGGCGGGCAACGCGGCGATACTGCGCGGCGGTTCGGAGGCGCTGCACTCCAACCAGGCGATTGCCGCCTGCCTTCACGCGGGGCTCGCGCAGGCGGGACTGCCTGCCGATGTGATCCAGGTGGTCGAAACCACCGATCGCGCTGCGGTCGGTGAGTTGATACGCATGCAGAAGTATGTGGACGTTATCGTGCCGCGGGGCGGCAAGGGTTTGATCGAGCGTATCGCCAATGAAGCGCGCGTACCGGTGATCAAACACCTCGATGGCATCTGTCATGTCTATATCGACGATCGTGCCGATCCCGCGATGGCGGTGAAGATTGCCGACAATGCCAAGACCCATCGTTACGGTGTGTGCAACGCCATGGAAACCCTGCTGGTGGCACGCGCCATCGCCGACCGGGTTCTGCCCGAGCTGGCCACCGTCTATGGCGAAAAAGGGGTGGAGTTGCGCGGCTGCGAGGCGACGCGGGCGATTCTCCCCGACGTCAGGCCGGCAATCGAAAAAGATTGGGATACCGAGTATCTTGCCCCGGTTTTGGCGATTCGGGTGGTGGAAGATATCGATGCCGCCATGGCGCATATCGCCAGGCACAGTTCCGGCCACACCGAGAGCATCGTCACCACTGACTATCGGCGCGCCCAGCGCTTTCTGCGCGAAGTCGATTCCAGCTCGGTGATGGTCAATGCCTCGACCCGCTTTGCCGATGGTTTCGAGTACGGGTTGGGTGCCGAGATCGGCATCAGTACCGACAAGATCCACGCCCGCGGACCGGTCGGACTGGAGGGGCTGACCTCACAGAAGTACATCGTCCTCGGTGACGGGCAGATACGTGAGTAG
- a CDS encoding PhoH family protein — MRLNDNAVAQDLELEPADNGRLANLCGQFDEHLRLVERRLGVEISNSGHRFRIIGEPPAVATTQDVLRSLYQAAREETLTPMRVHLLLKDSAAPLPVDDGDDTHALVRTNRVLVRARGVNQKHYLRNLATHDINFGVGPAGTGKTYLAVASAVDALERERVRRVVLVRPAVEAGERLGFLPGDLAQKVDPYLRPLYDALYEMIGFEKVGKLLERSVIEVAPLAYMRGRTLNESFVILDEAQNTTVEQMKMFLTRIGFGSTAAITGDVTQIDLPGNRQSGLRHVIEILQGIDGIAFTFFNSRDVVRHPLVQAIIDAYEESEAPGPKDGAPPAS, encoded by the coding sequence CTGCGCTTGAACGACAACGCGGTCGCCCAGGATCTGGAGCTGGAACCCGCAGACAACGGGCGCCTAGCCAATCTCTGTGGTCAGTTCGACGAGCACCTGAGGTTGGTGGAGCGCCGTCTGGGCGTGGAGATCAGCAATAGCGGCCATCGCTTCCGCATCATCGGCGAGCCCCCTGCGGTTGCGACGACCCAGGATGTGCTGCGCAGCCTCTACCAGGCAGCACGCGAGGAGACCCTCACCCCGATGCGGGTACATCTCCTGCTCAAGGACTCCGCGGCGCCTCTGCCGGTCGACGACGGTGACGACACCCATGCACTGGTGCGCACCAATCGGGTTCTGGTACGCGCCCGCGGCGTCAATCAAAAGCACTACCTGCGTAATCTGGCAACCCACGACATCAACTTCGGCGTCGGTCCGGCAGGTACCGGCAAGACCTACCTGGCGGTGGCCAGCGCCGTCGATGCCCTGGAGCGTGAGCGGGTACGTCGCGTGGTTCTGGTGCGCCCCGCGGTGGAAGCGGGTGAGCGGCTGGGTTTCCTGCCCGGTGATCTGGCGCAGAAGGTCGATCCCTACCTGCGCCCACTCTACGATGCCCTCTACGAGATGATCGGCTTTGAGAAGGTGGGCAAGCTGCTGGAGCGCAGCGTCATCGAAGTGGCGCCACTGGCCTACATGCGCGGTCGGACGCTCAACGAGTCCTTCGTGATCCTCGACGAGGCGCAGAACACGACGGTCGAGCAGATGAAGATGTTCCTGACGCGCATAGGTTTCGGCTCCACCGCGGCCATCACGGGTGATGTCACGCAGATCGACCTGCCCGGCAACCGCCAATCAGGGCTGCGCCACGTGATCGAGATCCTGCAAGGGATCGATGGCATCGCCTTCACCTTCTTCAATTCACGCGACGTGGTGCGCCACCCCTTGGTGCAGGCCATCATCGATGCCTACGAAGAGAGCGAAGCGCCGGGGCCGAAAGATGGTGCGCCGCCCGCCTCGTGA